The genomic interval CCGACCGCGGCAGGTCGGTGGCCTCCATGACCGACTCGGTGAGGATCGTGTTCATGAGGCCGAGCAGCAGGCCGCCGACGATGATGCAGGTCACCAGCGCGGCGGGGCTCGCGACGACGAGCGCCGCGACGAGCAGGTCGATCGCCAGCAGCGGGAGCACGATCAGCATCGCGGTGCTGCGGGACAGACCCCGCAGCAGCAGCGGAGCAACCCACACACTCGTGACCGCGAGGGCCACGCCCCACCCGAAGAACGTCAGGCCGATCCCCATCGCGCCGAACCCGAGCGGGAACGGCGAGAAGGCGAGCAGCACGAAGAACCCGATGTTGTAGAACAGCGCCGCGATCGCGAGCACGGCGAGAGCCGGCTGGCGCAGCGCCCGGAACGGCGCCGACAGCGGCACAGGTGTGCGCTTCTCCTCGCCACCGCGCAGCAGCACCATGACGGCGATGAAGGCGATCGCCATGAGCGCGACGACACCGAAGAACGGTCCGCGCCAGCTGATCTCACCGAGGATGCCGCCGAGGAGCGGTCCGATCGCGATGCCGAGCCCGAGTGCGGCCTCGTACAGGATGATCGCCGCCGCGCTGCCGACGGAGGCGGCGCCGACGATCGTGGCGAGCGCGGTGGAGATGAACAGGGCGTTGCCGAGTCCCCAGCCGGTGCGGAACCCGGTGACGGCGTCGACGCTGCCGGAGAGCGCGCACAGCAGCGCGAAGACCACGATGAGCGCGAGACCGGTGAGCAGCGTCGCCTTGGTGCCGATGCGCGAGGAGATCCAGCTCGTCACCAGCATCGCCAGGCCCGTCACGACGAGGTAGCTCGTGAAGAGCAGTTCCGTCTCGACCGGGGACGCCTCGAGCGATTCGGCGATGGCCGGCAGGATCGGGTCGACCAGCCCGATGCCCATGAAGGCGATGACGCAGGCGAACGCGACCGCCCAGACTTGCGCCGGCTGGCGCCACACGCTCACCTTCGCCCCGCTCATCGCGCGACCTCCGCGGTCCGCGTCCGCGCCCCGACGATGTCGGCGGCCCGCCGGATCGTCTCCCACTCGTTCTCGTCCAGGTCGCTGAAGCGGGGGGCGAGTGCCTCGCTGAGCACCCGCAACCAGTCGTCGAGCGCGGAGAGGCCCGCGTCCGTGGCCGACACGACGGTGGCACGCGAGTCAGTGGCGTCGGCGCCGCGGTCCACCAGTCCGGCATCCGCCATCTGCGCCACCAGTCGGGTCATTCCCGGCTGCGTCACCCGGCTGAGGGCGGCGAGGTCGCCGATGCGCTGCGGGCCGTGATCGCGCAGCAGGACGAGGGTGCGCCATTGGGCGGCGGGGGCTTCGTTTCGGGTCTCCAGCGACGCGACGCGCGTGAGCGCGTGCGCGCCGACGAGGAGACGCAGGATGTCGTCGGCGTGTTGCATACCGCACGTATATACCAGAGGTATGCAACGGCGGGTTATCGGATCGTGATCGGCCGCACACGCGCATCGTTTGACAGCGGGACCAAACCTGAACAAACTTTCAGTACCTGAATCACATCTCAGGTCTACCTTCCAATGGTGAAAGGCACGCACATGCGGGTTACGAAGAAGTTGCTCCCCACCCCGGCGCTGGTGGCCGCCGTCGTCACCACGGCGGCTCTCGCCCTCACGGGTTGCGCACCTCAGTCCGCCGCACCCGGCGCCGACGGGACGGCGGATGCCGGACCGGCCGAGATCACCGTCGGCGTGATCACGAGCGAGACCGGTCCGCTCGCC from Microbacterium aurum carries:
- a CDS encoding MarR family winged helix-turn-helix transcriptional regulator, which encodes MQHADDILRLLVGAHALTRVASLETRNEAPAAQWRTLVLLRDHGPQRIGDLAALSRVTQPGMTRLVAQMADAGLVDRGADATDSRATVVSATDAGLSALDDWLRVLSEALAPRFSDLDENEWETIRRAADIVGARTRTAEVAR
- a CDS encoding MFS transporter, which gives rise to MSGAKVSVWRQPAQVWAVAFACVIAFMGIGLVDPILPAIAESLEASPVETELLFTSYLVVTGLAMLVTSWISSRIGTKATLLTGLALIVVFALLCALSGSVDAVTGFRTGWGLGNALFISTALATIVGAASVGSAAAIILYEAALGLGIAIGPLLGGILGEISWRGPFFGVVALMAIAFIAVMVLLRGGEEKRTPVPLSAPFRALRQPALAVLAIAALFYNIGFFVLLAFSPFPLGFGAMGIGLTFFGWGVALAVTSVWVAPLLLRGLSRSTAMLIVLPLLAIDLLVAALVVASPAALVTCIIVGGLLLGLMNTILTESVMEATDLPRSVASSAYSAVRFLGGAAAPPIAAALWHAFNASVPFVFAAVSVLVSAATILFGRRALARIDAHEADAAEKAAAVLVGDAA